The proteins below come from a single Vanessa tameamea isolate UH-Manoa-2023 chromosome 15, ilVanTame1 primary haplotype, whole genome shotgun sequence genomic window:
- the LOC113399630 gene encoding uncharacterized protein CG43867 isoform X1 codes for MSEERSRRLSQIFDPLSRFTDHSGAGQSASTPNSPRLLPRRSRDPPPPPPRPFAHSSRLDPLEYELAAADLESVNWQERCLELQLELHRSRHQATRVRDMLRDKLSELEQRVLEAEGRAEEAEDKVRAMEQRLCEWPAGAEGAPKAITRLEGQIEEQKQLRLQDAKQVEAKAARIKEWVTNKLKELEQQNQLLREQNDRCNQQLELLRNHIAAQGSRNCAQFLPSRASLSLEVRTEDGTRASSSLLANNRRRSESLEGPQEVTLKKYADLKRIKLPITSSEPHYSTPVRHRRNLSIGTTNLTQTTANSQLNTMNRTMDERTAASLLADDLAAAVENLVVLPTTPNTSTDGDTTHDYAEIYTPSRERTPAWQGVHVVVQGTSRGGSSTGDSCVSDQPRPPTPPLHRFPSWEAKIYQVADDGLQQSVEEELSPPPCPRTMHESTSYQDISVPVYATVKGRASQIRSMPFTGDSSDDSSDGEESMGVTVHNTPHHNPLYGQTSQMPMTINNINLTSILPASIQQTAGPHGLVLNNTNGQCSSSDTSLSASSPSKSVKTSSSLSPAKRSSSGSPSKQSKTRDTSFESGMSDDYAIPPDAVSCEGARDSPRRHDALEKSGHLAKLGGKLKTWRKRWFVLKNGTLSYWKSQSEVTRKPQGQIGLGEACKISRNEGAATFEIFTGSRTYYLTADSIATMEDWIRVLQNVQRRNATKLLLSKEDNKPTIQGWLTKVKNGHAKKSWCVLLGKMFLYFKSPGDQNPTGQINMRDARVEDVEHVSDSDSEEKADDARNLTVAIYPQHQLTGGPTYLLFESKADKDSWLYHLTVVSGGGLSQGTHFEQLVQKLMETDGDPNCVLWRHPTLLYSKENITSPLTSLNSEALQAEALKLFKCVQLFMSVAVEHAGIDYHVVLAQNALQQCLEVGELQDELVSALCKQSTPHAPSKHGVQVTARRPARPARPARPARPARAAQLLLCATQSLFTCDTGASSVGGDNKSDLPQNSAGSPSSIQAPLLSVDCKSNPPTYSFVQGWQLLALAVSLFVPRNNRLLWYLKLHLSRHADTKTECGKYAAYCSRALERTIRNGGRTDRPSRMEVLSILLKNPYHHCLPHAIPVHVLNNTYQVVSFDGSTTVEEFLTTLSTELGCREPAASGFALFSDDPIEKDLEHHIKPDKKLCDVISKWETALREKGSGKFENSRVIRLTYRNRLYFKNSVRTETDKERLLLCYQVNQQVVAGRFPVTRELAAELGALMAQLDMGDHCASNTQHNQPLAHRFYPYRYRAGLGNDELRGVEEKLRSKWIALKGRSTADCVRIYLNCTRKWPFFGATLFQARIKQPDLSMVWLAVSEEGVTVLELASMAVIGRYALNSIGLFGGLQDDLMMLIDAEDSSPVHKMLISLNKPKMAELTHLIADYKNASLRGGSGTPQMSSLTRNGSHRSARRTPSTLPPAADRRATLASHASLGLAAPDLLRATPDHRRAPPHAHPHAHAHAHAHPHPHTHTK; via the exons GTCCGCGCCATGGAGCAGCGGCTGTGCGAGTGGCCGGCTGGCGCTGAAGGGGCGCCGAAGGCCATCACGCGACTTGAAGGTCAAATTGAAGAACag AAGCAGCTGCGACTCCAAGACGCGAAACAAGTTGAGGCAAAGGCCGCACGAATAAAGGAGTGGGTGACAAACAAGCTTAAAGAACTAGAGCAACAGAATCAATTGCTGAGGGAACAAAACGACCGCTGCAATCAGCAGCTGGAATTACTTAGGAATCACATTGCAGCGCAGGGAAGCAGAAATTGTgct CAGTTTCTACCTTCTCGGGCAAGTCTGTCTTTAGAAGTGAGGACAGAAGACGGCACCCGTGCCTCATCGAGCCTCTTGGCTAATAACCGTCGACGCTCTGAGAGCCTAGAGGGTCCCCAG GAAGTTACACTGAAAAAATATGCAGACTTAAAAAGGATAAAG CTGCCAATAACATCATCGGAACCCCATTACAGTACCCCAGTGAGACACAGACGAAATCTATCGATTGGAACAACCAATTTAACTCAAACAACTGCCAATAGTCAATTGAACACAATGAATCGAACCATGGATGAGAGGACCGCTGCCAGTCTGCTAGCTGATGATCTTGCG gCTGCAGtagaaaatttagtggtgctacCAACAACACCAAATACTTCAACAGACGGCGATACCACACACGACTATGCTGAAATATATACACCAAGCCGAG AGCGCACGCCGGCGTGGCAGGGCGTGCACGTGGTGGTGCAGGGCACGAGTCGCGGCGGCTCGTCCACGGGCGACAGCTGCGTGTCCGACCAGCCGCGCCCCCCCACGCCTCCTCTGCATCGCTTTCCCAGCTGGGAGGCAAAAATATACCAG GTGGCAGATGATGGTCTCCAGCAGTCCGTGGAAGAGGAGTTGAGTCCACCGCCTTGTCCCCGGACCATGCACGAATCCACCAGTTACCAGGATATCTCAGTTCCAGTATATGCTACCGTTAAAGGG CGCGCAAGTCAAATACGATCGATGCCTTTCACGGGCGATTCATCAGACGATTCATCCGATGGTGAAGAATCAATGGGTGTGACAGTTCATAATACACCACATCATAACCCTCTGTATG GTCAAACATCTCAAATGCCAATGACGATCAACAATATAAACTTAACCAGCATCCTACCCGCCTCCATACAACAAACTGCAGGACCTCATGGACTTGTTCTAAACAACACAAATGGACAATGCAGCTCCTCCGATACTAGTCTAAGCGCTAGCAGCCCTTCGAAGAGTGTGAAGACCAGTTCCAGCTTAAGTCCTGCCAAGAGATCCAGTAGTGGATCACCGAGTAAACAGAGTAAAACTAGAg ACACGTCGTTCGAGTCGGGCATGTCGGACGACTACGCCATCCCGCCGGACGCCGTGTCGTGCGAGGGCGCGCGGGACTCGCCGCGCCGCCACGACGCGCTCGAGAAGAGCGGACACCTCGCCAAGCTGGGCGGGAAGCTCAAGACCTGGCGGAAGAGATG gtTCGTGCTCAAAAACGGCACACTTTCGTACTGGAAGTCTCAGTCGGAGGTGACCCGGAAGCCCCAGGGTCAGATCGGGCTGGGCGAGGCGTGCAAGATCTCTCGCAACGAGGGCGCCGCCACGTTCGAGATATTCACGGGCAGCCGCACCTACTACCTCACCGCAGACAGCATCGCCACCATGGAGGACTGGATAAGAGTCTTACAA AATGTCCAAAGACGAAACGCAACGAAACTCCTATTAAGTAAGGAAGACAACAAGCCTACTATACAAGGTTGGTTAACCAAAGTAAAGAACGGACACGCCAAGAAAAGCTGGTGCGTTTTACTGGGCAAGATGTTCCTGTACTTCAAGAGTCCCGGAGATCag AACCCGACGGGGCAGATCAACATGCGGGACGCGCGCGTGGAGGACGTGGAGCACGTGTCGGACTCCGACTCGGAGGAGAAGGCGGACGACGCGCGCAACCTCACCGTGGCCATCTACCCGCAGCACCAGCTCACCGGG GGCCCTACTTACCTCTTGTTCGAGAGCAAAGCGGACAAAGACTCGTGGCTCTACCACTTGACGGTTGTGAGCGGCGGTGGTCTCAGTCAAGGAACGCACTTCGAGCAACTCGTACAGAAACTTATGGAAACCGATGGCGATCCGA ATTGTGTCCTTTGGAGGCATCCTACATTATTGTATTCCAAAGAAAACATAACATCACCACTCACGTCTCTAAATTCAGAAGCATTGCAAGCTGaagcattaaaattatttaaa TGCGTGCAGCTGTTCATGTCGGTGGCGGTGGAGCACGCCGGCATCGACTACCACGTGGTGCTGGCGCAGAACGCGCTGCAGCAGTGCCTGGAGGTGGGCGAGCTGCAGGACGAGCTGGTGTCGGCGCTGTGCAAGCAGAGCACGCCGCACGCGCCCTCCAAGCACGGCGTGCAGGTAACCGCGCGCCGCCCCGCGCGCCCCGCGCGCCCCGCCCGCCCCGCCCGCCCCGCGCGCGCCGCC CAACTGCTACTGTGCGCGACCCAGTCGTTGTTCACTTGCGACACGGGCGCGTCCTCAGTGGGCGGCGACAACAAGAGCGACCTCCCGCAGAACTCTGCCGGATCGCCTAGCTCGATACAG GCACCTTTACTCTCAGTGGATTGTAAGAGCAACCCGCCTACATATAGTTTCGTTCAGGGTTGGCAACTATTAGCACTAGCGGTCAGTTTGTTCGTACCGAGGAACAATAGGTTATTGTGGTACTTGAAACTGCATCTGAGCAGGCACGCTGACACCAA aacGGAATGTGGTAAATATGCGGCATATTGTTCGCGCGCTTTGGAACGAACGATCCGGAACGGCGGTCGAACGGACCGGCCCTCCAGGATGGAAGTGCTGTCTATATTGCTAAAGAATCCCTACCACCACTGCCTACCACATGCAATACCTGTACACGTGCTCAATAATACTTACCAG gtgGTAAGTTTTGACGGATCGACGACGGTCGAAGAGTTCCTGACGACGCTTAGCACAGAACTAGGATGCAGAGAACCGGCGGCGTCAGGTTTTGCTCTCTTCAGTGACGACCCGATTGAGAAGGACTTGGAACATCATATCAAACCTGACAAAAAG TTGTGCGACGTAATATCAAAATGGGAAACAGCGTTACGGGAGAAAGGATCTGGAAAGTTCGAGAACTCTAGAGTAATTAGGCTGACATATAGAAACCGCTTGTACTTCAAGAACTCTGTGCGAACGGAAACTGACAAGGAGAGGTTACTGCTCTGCTATCAAGTTAATCAACAag TGGTGGCGGGCCGCTTCCCCGTGACGCGCGAGCTGGCGGCCGAGCTGGGCGCGCTCATGGCGCAGCTCGACATGGGCGACCACTGCGCCTCCAACACGCAGCACAACCAGCCGCTCGCGCACCGGTTCTACCCCTACCGGTACCGCGCCGGCCTCGGCAACGACGAGCTCAG AGGCGTCGAAGAGAAACTCCGGTCTAAGTGGATCGCGCTAAAGGGTCGCAGTACGGCGGATTGCGTTAGAATTTATCTCAATTGCACGAGGAAATGGCCATTTTTCGGTGCTACCTTATTCCAAGCTAGG ataaaaCAGCCGGATTTATCAATGGTGTGGCTCGCTGTATCAGAGGAAGGAGTCACGGTACTAGAATTAGCGTCCATGGCAGTTATAGGGAGATATGCGCTTAATTCCATTGGGTTGTTTGGTGGGCTGCAG gacgATCTAATGATGTTAATCGATGCGGAGGACTCGAGTCCAGTTCATAAGATGCTAATTAGTCTCAATAAGCCAAAG ATGGCGGAGCTGACGCACCTGATCGCGGACTACAAGAACGCGTCGCTCCGCGGCGGCTCGGGCACGCCGCAGATGAGCTCGCTGACGCGCAACGGCTCGCACCGCTCGGCGCGCCGCACGCCGTCCACGCTGCCGCCCGCCGCCGACCGGCGCGCCACGCTCGCCTCGCACGCCAGCCTCGGCCTCGCCGCGCCCGACCTGCTGCGCGCCACGCCCGACCaccgccgcgcgccgccgcaTGCGCAcccgcacgcgcacgcgcacgcccACGCGCACCCGCACCCGCACACGCACACCAAGTGA
- the LOC113399630 gene encoding uncharacterized protein CG43867 isoform X8: MSEERSRRLSQIFDPLSRFTDHSGAGQSASTPNSPRLLPRRSRDPPPPPPRPFAHSSRLDPLEYELAAADLESVNWQERCLELQLELHRSRHQATRVRDMLRDKLSELEQRVLEAEGRAEEAEDKVRAMEQRLCEWPAGAEGAPKAITRLEGQIEEQKQLRLQDAKQVEAKAARIKEWVTNKLKELEQQNQLLREQNDRCNQQLELLRNHIAAQGSRNCAQFLPSRASLSLEVRTEDGTRASSSLLANNRRRSESLEGPQEVTLKKYADLKRIKLPITSSEPHYSTPVRHRRNLSIGTTNLTQTTANSQLNTMNRTMDERTAASLLADDLAAAVENLVVLPTTPNTSTDGDTTHDYAEIYTPSRERTPAWQGVHVVVQGTSRGGSSTGDSCVSDQPRPPTPPLHRFPSWEAKIYQVADDGLQQSVEEELSPPPCPRTMHESTSYQDISVPVYATVKGRASQIRSMPFTGDSSDDSSDGEESMGVTVHNTPHHNPLYGQTSQMPMTINNINLTSILPASIQQTAGPHGLVLNNTNGQCSSSDTSLSASSPSKSVKTSSSLSPAKRSSSGSPSKQSKTRDTSFESGMSDDYAIPPDAVSCEGARDSPRRHDALEKSGHLAKLGGKLKTWRKRWFVLKNGTLSYWKSQSEVTRKPQGQIGLGEACKISRNEGAATFEIFTGSRTYYLTADSIATMEDWIRVLQNVQRRNATKLLLSKEDNKPTIQGWLTKVKNGHAKKSWCVLLGKMFLYFKSPGDQNPTGQINMRDARVEDVEHVSDSDSEEKADDARNLTVAIYPQHQLTGGPTYLLFESKADKDSWLYHLTVVSGGGLSQGTHFEQLVQKLMETDGDPNCVLWRHPTLLYSKENITSPLTSLNSEALQAEALKLFKCVQLFMSVAVEHAGIDYHVVLAQNALQQCLEVGELQDELVSALCKQSTPHAPSKHGVQAPLLSVDCKSNPPTYSFVQGWQLLALAVSLFVPRNNRLLWYLKLHLSRHADTKTECGKYAAYCSRALERTIRNGGRTDRPSRMEVLSILLKNPYHHCLPHAIPVHVLNNTYQVVSFDGSTTVEEFLTTLSTELGCREPAASGFALFSDDPIEKDLEHHIKPDKKLCDVISKWETALREKGSGKFENSRVIRLTYRNRLYFKNSVRTETDKERLLLCYQVNQQVVAGRFPVTRELAAELGALMAQLDMGDHCASNTQHNQPLAHRFYPYRYRAGLGNDELRGVEEKLRSKWIALKGRSTADCVRIYLNCTRKWPFFGATLFQARIKQPDLSMVWLAVSEEGVTVLELASMAVIGRYALNSIGLFGGLQDDLMMLIDAEDSSPVHKMLISLNKPKMAELTHLIADYKNASLRGGSGTPQMSSLTRNGSHRSARRTPSTLPPAADRRATLASHASLGLAAPDLLRATPDHRRAPPHAHPHAHAHAHAHPHPHTHTK; encoded by the exons GTCCGCGCCATGGAGCAGCGGCTGTGCGAGTGGCCGGCTGGCGCTGAAGGGGCGCCGAAGGCCATCACGCGACTTGAAGGTCAAATTGAAGAACag AAGCAGCTGCGACTCCAAGACGCGAAACAAGTTGAGGCAAAGGCCGCACGAATAAAGGAGTGGGTGACAAACAAGCTTAAAGAACTAGAGCAACAGAATCAATTGCTGAGGGAACAAAACGACCGCTGCAATCAGCAGCTGGAATTACTTAGGAATCACATTGCAGCGCAGGGAAGCAGAAATTGTgct CAGTTTCTACCTTCTCGGGCAAGTCTGTCTTTAGAAGTGAGGACAGAAGACGGCACCCGTGCCTCATCGAGCCTCTTGGCTAATAACCGTCGACGCTCTGAGAGCCTAGAGGGTCCCCAG GAAGTTACACTGAAAAAATATGCAGACTTAAAAAGGATAAAG CTGCCAATAACATCATCGGAACCCCATTACAGTACCCCAGTGAGACACAGACGAAATCTATCGATTGGAACAACCAATTTAACTCAAACAACTGCCAATAGTCAATTGAACACAATGAATCGAACCATGGATGAGAGGACCGCTGCCAGTCTGCTAGCTGATGATCTTGCG gCTGCAGtagaaaatttagtggtgctacCAACAACACCAAATACTTCAACAGACGGCGATACCACACACGACTATGCTGAAATATATACACCAAGCCGAG AGCGCACGCCGGCGTGGCAGGGCGTGCACGTGGTGGTGCAGGGCACGAGTCGCGGCGGCTCGTCCACGGGCGACAGCTGCGTGTCCGACCAGCCGCGCCCCCCCACGCCTCCTCTGCATCGCTTTCCCAGCTGGGAGGCAAAAATATACCAG GTGGCAGATGATGGTCTCCAGCAGTCCGTGGAAGAGGAGTTGAGTCCACCGCCTTGTCCCCGGACCATGCACGAATCCACCAGTTACCAGGATATCTCAGTTCCAGTATATGCTACCGTTAAAGGG CGCGCAAGTCAAATACGATCGATGCCTTTCACGGGCGATTCATCAGACGATTCATCCGATGGTGAAGAATCAATGGGTGTGACAGTTCATAATACACCACATCATAACCCTCTGTATG GTCAAACATCTCAAATGCCAATGACGATCAACAATATAAACTTAACCAGCATCCTACCCGCCTCCATACAACAAACTGCAGGACCTCATGGACTTGTTCTAAACAACACAAATGGACAATGCAGCTCCTCCGATACTAGTCTAAGCGCTAGCAGCCCTTCGAAGAGTGTGAAGACCAGTTCCAGCTTAAGTCCTGCCAAGAGATCCAGTAGTGGATCACCGAGTAAACAGAGTAAAACTAGAg ACACGTCGTTCGAGTCGGGCATGTCGGACGACTACGCCATCCCGCCGGACGCCGTGTCGTGCGAGGGCGCGCGGGACTCGCCGCGCCGCCACGACGCGCTCGAGAAGAGCGGACACCTCGCCAAGCTGGGCGGGAAGCTCAAGACCTGGCGGAAGAGATG gtTCGTGCTCAAAAACGGCACACTTTCGTACTGGAAGTCTCAGTCGGAGGTGACCCGGAAGCCCCAGGGTCAGATCGGGCTGGGCGAGGCGTGCAAGATCTCTCGCAACGAGGGCGCCGCCACGTTCGAGATATTCACGGGCAGCCGCACCTACTACCTCACCGCAGACAGCATCGCCACCATGGAGGACTGGATAAGAGTCTTACAA AATGTCCAAAGACGAAACGCAACGAAACTCCTATTAAGTAAGGAAGACAACAAGCCTACTATACAAGGTTGGTTAACCAAAGTAAAGAACGGACACGCCAAGAAAAGCTGGTGCGTTTTACTGGGCAAGATGTTCCTGTACTTCAAGAGTCCCGGAGATCag AACCCGACGGGGCAGATCAACATGCGGGACGCGCGCGTGGAGGACGTGGAGCACGTGTCGGACTCCGACTCGGAGGAGAAGGCGGACGACGCGCGCAACCTCACCGTGGCCATCTACCCGCAGCACCAGCTCACCGGG GGCCCTACTTACCTCTTGTTCGAGAGCAAAGCGGACAAAGACTCGTGGCTCTACCACTTGACGGTTGTGAGCGGCGGTGGTCTCAGTCAAGGAACGCACTTCGAGCAACTCGTACAGAAACTTATGGAAACCGATGGCGATCCGA ATTGTGTCCTTTGGAGGCATCCTACATTATTGTATTCCAAAGAAAACATAACATCACCACTCACGTCTCTAAATTCAGAAGCATTGCAAGCTGaagcattaaaattatttaaa TGCGTGCAGCTGTTCATGTCGGTGGCGGTGGAGCACGCCGGCATCGACTACCACGTGGTGCTGGCGCAGAACGCGCTGCAGCAGTGCCTGGAGGTGGGCGAGCTGCAGGACGAGCTGGTGTCGGCGCTGTGCAAGCAGAGCACGCCGCACGCGCCCTCCAAGCACGGCGTGCAG GCACCTTTACTCTCAGTGGATTGTAAGAGCAACCCGCCTACATATAGTTTCGTTCAGGGTTGGCAACTATTAGCACTAGCGGTCAGTTTGTTCGTACCGAGGAACAATAGGTTATTGTGGTACTTGAAACTGCATCTGAGCAGGCACGCTGACACCAA aacGGAATGTGGTAAATATGCGGCATATTGTTCGCGCGCTTTGGAACGAACGATCCGGAACGGCGGTCGAACGGACCGGCCCTCCAGGATGGAAGTGCTGTCTATATTGCTAAAGAATCCCTACCACCACTGCCTACCACATGCAATACCTGTACACGTGCTCAATAATACTTACCAG gtgGTAAGTTTTGACGGATCGACGACGGTCGAAGAGTTCCTGACGACGCTTAGCACAGAACTAGGATGCAGAGAACCGGCGGCGTCAGGTTTTGCTCTCTTCAGTGACGACCCGATTGAGAAGGACTTGGAACATCATATCAAACCTGACAAAAAG TTGTGCGACGTAATATCAAAATGGGAAACAGCGTTACGGGAGAAAGGATCTGGAAAGTTCGAGAACTCTAGAGTAATTAGGCTGACATATAGAAACCGCTTGTACTTCAAGAACTCTGTGCGAACGGAAACTGACAAGGAGAGGTTACTGCTCTGCTATCAAGTTAATCAACAag TGGTGGCGGGCCGCTTCCCCGTGACGCGCGAGCTGGCGGCCGAGCTGGGCGCGCTCATGGCGCAGCTCGACATGGGCGACCACTGCGCCTCCAACACGCAGCACAACCAGCCGCTCGCGCACCGGTTCTACCCCTACCGGTACCGCGCCGGCCTCGGCAACGACGAGCTCAG AGGCGTCGAAGAGAAACTCCGGTCTAAGTGGATCGCGCTAAAGGGTCGCAGTACGGCGGATTGCGTTAGAATTTATCTCAATTGCACGAGGAAATGGCCATTTTTCGGTGCTACCTTATTCCAAGCTAGG ataaaaCAGCCGGATTTATCAATGGTGTGGCTCGCTGTATCAGAGGAAGGAGTCACGGTACTAGAATTAGCGTCCATGGCAGTTATAGGGAGATATGCGCTTAATTCCATTGGGTTGTTTGGTGGGCTGCAG gacgATCTAATGATGTTAATCGATGCGGAGGACTCGAGTCCAGTTCATAAGATGCTAATTAGTCTCAATAAGCCAAAG ATGGCGGAGCTGACGCACCTGATCGCGGACTACAAGAACGCGTCGCTCCGCGGCGGCTCGGGCACGCCGCAGATGAGCTCGCTGACGCGCAACGGCTCGCACCGCTCGGCGCGCCGCACGCCGTCCACGCTGCCGCCCGCCGCCGACCGGCGCGCCACGCTCGCCTCGCACGCCAGCCTCGGCCTCGCCGCGCCCGACCTGCTGCGCGCCACGCCCGACCaccgccgcgcgccgccgcaTGCGCAcccgcacgcgcacgcgcacgcccACGCGCACCCGCACCCGCACACGCACACCAAGTGA